The Kribbella sp. HUAS MG21 genome includes the window GGCGGTCCGCGTGGTGGGGTCGATGTCGAGGATCTGGTTCACGTACCGGGAGGTGTCGACCACGACACCGCCGCCTGCGACACTCCCGATCGCGTTGCCCGCCATCGACGTACCACCCCCACGCACCACCACCGGCGCACCCGCCCCCGCAGCCAGCGTCACAGCCGCCGCGAGGTCCTCCACATCAGCCGGCACAACCACCAGCTCCGGCACCGCCCGATAGTTGGACCCGTCCGCCGCATACAACGCCCGAGTCCGCCGATCATCGGCCACCACCCCCCGCAGCTCTCGCCGCAGCACCCGAGCCACCCGCCGAACGTCATACCGAGCTCCGGGTGCCCCATCCCCGCCCGCACCACCGCCCGGCGCACCACCGCTCCGTGCGCCGCCGTGCGCGGCTCCGTCGGGACCGGGGTCGGGGGCCGGGGGGCTTCCGGGGGTGGGGTTGGGGTCAGGCATGGGGTTGTCCACAGGGGAGCCGGGGTGGGGCGCACCGTGGGGTTAACATTGTCGACAATCTACCTATTCGGTGCGCATCAAGCCAGGAGGTCCGATGGTCACGGTAGGGCTGCTGTACCCCGGACACAGCGCCGAGGACGACTACCCGGCGCTCGAGGCGCGGCTCGGTGGTGCGGTCAAACTGCCGGTGGTCATCACCTCGGTGGGCGAGGACGCGCACCGGGTGGACGCGCTCCTCGACCTCGGCCGGGCGGAGCGGCTCGCCGAGGGGGCCGCGGAGCTGAAGCCGGCCCGGCCGGACGCGGTGATGTGGGCGTGTACGTCGGGCAGCTTCGTGTTCGGGCGTGAAGGCGCGAACATCCAGGCCGCGGGCGTGGCGCAGGCGCTCGGCGTACCGGCGTCGTCGACGTCGATCGCGTTCGTCGACGCGTGCCGGGCGCTCGGCGTCCAGCGGGTCGCCGTCGCGGCGTCGTACCCGGAGGACGTCGCGCAGCACTTCGTCCGGTTCCTGACCGCGGGCGGCGTCGAGGTGGTCTCGATGGGCAGCAACGGGATCATCACCGCGGCCGAGGTCGGCACGCTGCGGCCGGAGCAGATCGTCGCGATGGTGCGGGCCGCCGACCACCCGGACGCCGAGGCCGTCCTGGTGCCGGACACCGCGATGCACACGCTGGAGATCGTCGACGATTTGGAGAACGCGGTCGGCAAGCCGATCCTGACCGCGAACCAGGTGACGGTCTGGAAGGGGCTGGAGCTGGTCGGGCCGGTACCCTCGTTGCCGGCTCTGGGGACGTTGTTCGGCACAAGGGGGAAATCGGAGTGACCAGTTACATCGAGCCGCTGGCCCAGGAGTCGACGCCGAGCATC containing:
- a CDS encoding maleate cis-trans isomerase translates to MVTVGLLYPGHSAEDDYPALEARLGGAVKLPVVITSVGEDAHRVDALLDLGRAERLAEGAAELKPARPDAVMWACTSGSFVFGREGANIQAAGVAQALGVPASSTSIAFVDACRALGVQRVAVAASYPEDVAQHFVRFLTAGGVEVVSMGSNGIITAAEVGTLRPEQIVAMVRAADHPDAEAVLVPDTAMHTLEIVDDLENAVGKPILTANQVTVWKGLELVGPVPSLPALGTLFGTRGKSE